In the Juglans microcarpa x Juglans regia isolate MS1-56 chromosome 6D, Jm3101_v1.0, whole genome shotgun sequence genome, one interval contains:
- the LOC121235450 gene encoding MDIS1-interacting receptor like kinase 2-like, whose amino-acid sequence MSRNNISGSIPPEIGNWIQLHVLDFSLNHIVGAIPKELGKLTSLKKLWLNGNHLSGAIPVEFESLTNLEFLDISLNKLCKSRNLGNDFSKLNHLNLSHNNFSEELPILLMSLFHLSKLDLSYNSLTGEIPSKVSKMQSLEVLNLSHNYLSSIIPTTFEEMHGLLHVDISYNELHGLIPNSKAFLDAPLEALQDNRGLRKKDRYLQLEQSNKHEGGSLFVSSTFDGRKMDEEVIRATDAFNDIYCIGKGGYGTTYQAKFSSGEMVAVKKLHQLLDDEKRSQKAFLNEIKALTEIEEYAKEFDWSKRLNIIKGVAYALSYMHHDCSPPIIHRDIKSNNVLLDSQYVAHVSDFGTAKILELDLSNWTSLAGIYGYMAPELAYTMKITEKSDVYSFGVLSLEVLMGKYPDDFIFSLKSSPSVEMGIQLKDVLDQRLQFPAPQVEAELIRVAEIATECLNDVLESRPTMHIISKDECCTDRDGLSVGRSSSARLVEAKGKRDGLSFGKRDWLIESVSRSVRDRDGLSARGSRWVFGLHKRCSHKRQPKSLPSATVQGQIEIDTTAWPRAIELHYPPLFLSPQKSARHIIPSRGLRQGDPISPYLFLLYTEGLIGLLKHVATSNAISGIRVSRGAPKLNHLLFADDSLIFCDASVETNLKLLRLLKLYEEASGQFINQDKSAMVFS is encoded by the exons ATGAGCAGGAACAACATTAGTGGTAGCATACCACCCGAGATTGGAAACTGGATTCAACTACATGTGcttgatttttcattaaatcaTATAGTTGGGGCAATTCCAAAGGAACTTGGAAAGTTGACTTCTCTAAAGAAGTTGTGGTTGAATGGAAATCATCTCTCTGGTGCTATACCTGTAGAATTCGAGTCATTGACCAATCTCGAATTTCTAGACATATCCTTGAACAAATTATGCAAGTCACGTAATCTTGGGAACGACTTCTCAAAATTGAACCACTTGAATTTGAGCCATAACAATTTCAGTGAAGAACTTCCCATCTTGCTTATGAGCTTATTTCATCTCTCCAAACTAGATTTAAGCTATAACTCTTTGACTGGAGAGATACCATCAAAAGTCAGCAAAATGCAAAGCTTGGAGGTGCTCAATCTCTCTCACAATTATCTTTCTAGCATTATTCCGACTACCTTTGAAGAAATGCATGGCTTGTTGCATGTTGACATATCTTACAATGAGTTACACGGCCTCATTCCCAATAGCAAAGCATTTTTAGATGCTCCCTTGGAAGCCTTGCAAGATAACAGGGGATT aagaaagaaagatcgATATCTCCAATTAGAACAAAGCAACAAGCATGAAGGAGGATCTCTTTTTGTGTCAAGTACTTTCGATggaagaaaaatggatgaaGAGGTCATAAGAGCAACCGACGCATTCAATGACATatattgcattgggaagggaggATATGGAACAACATATCAAGCAAAATTCTCATCAGGTGAAATGGTAGCTGTGAAGAAACTCCACCAACTACTTGATGATGAGAAAAGATCCCAAAAAGCATTCTTAAATGAGATAAAGGCATTAACAGAA ATTGAAGAATATGCTAAAGAATTTGACTGGAGTAAGAGATTGAATATTATCAAAGGTGTGGCTTATGCCTTGTCTTACATGCACCATGATTGCTCACCACCAATAATTCATCGAGATATCAAAAGTAACAACGTCTTGTTGGATTCTCAATACGTGGCCCATGTTTCAGATTTTGGTACTGCTAAGATTTTGGAGCTAGATTTATCCAATTGGACTTCCCTTGCAGGCATATACGGGTATATGGCACCAG AACTTGCTTATACAATGAAGATAACTGAGAAATCTGATGTATATAGCTTTGGTGTGTTGTCATTAGAAGTGCTAATGGGAAAGTATCCAGATGATTTCATCTTCTCACTTAAGTCATCTCCATCAGTTGAGATGGGCATTCAATTGAAAGATGTGTTGGACCAACGCCTTCAGTTTCCAGCGCCCCAAGTTGAGGCCGAGCTCATAAGGGTTGCAGAGATTGCTACTGAATGCTTAAATGACGTTCTAGAATCCAGGCCGACTATGCACATAATTTCTAAA GATGAGTGTTGTACTGATCGGGATGGTTTGAGTGTTGGGAGAAGCTCGAGTGCCAGGTTGGTTGAGGCTAAG GGGAAAAGGGATggtttgagttttgggaaaagGGATTGGCTGATTGAGAGCGTCAGTCGAAGTGTTAGGGATAGGGATGGTTTGAGTGCCCGTGGGTCAAG ATGGGTTTTTGGTCTCCACAAGCGTTGCAGCCACAAAAGGCAGCCCAAGTCTCTTCCATCTGCTACCGTGCAAGGACAAATAGAAATCGATACCACTGCTTGGCCACGAGCCATCGAGTTGCACTATCCTCCCCTGTTTTTATCCCCACAAAAGAGTGCAC GTCATATTATCCCATCAAGGgggttgagacaaggagatcctatCTCCCCTTATTTGTTTCTGCTCTATACAGAAGGCCTAATTGGGTTATTAAAGCATGTAGCCACTTCAAATGCAATCTCTGGAATTCGAGTTTCTAGAGGGGCCCCAAAATTGAACCACCTCCTATTTGCTGATGACAGCCTCATTTTCTGTGATGCTAGTGTGGAGACTAATCTCAAATTATTAAGACTGCTGAAACTCTATGAGGAGGCCTCTGGTCAATTCATCAACCAAGATAAAT